The sequence GTTTCAACTTGAAATAACCGTCAGCCTTTGATGCCAGTCCAGGTTCTGTTGTAACTGCCATTTTATAACCAACTTCTTTTGTAGCTGCTAACGTATCTTCATTGTAACGTCCCACAGGATAACTTACTAAAATTGAATCATGCTTAAGTCGTTGTTTAATAAATAATTTCGAATCGCTTAATTCTTTCAATTGCAACTCTTTTTTGAGGCTATTTAATTCTTGATGAGTCACTGTATGGCTTTCAATTGTAATGTTATCTTTTATCATATCTTGCATTTGTGCTAGCGTTAAATGATTTTTCTTTCCAGTTGTATCAGTAATCATGAAGATTGTCCCTTGTTGCTTGTTAGCAGCTAGAATTGGCAACGCTTCGGTATAATTATCGGTATAACCATCATCAAACGTTAGTAACACTACTTTTTTAGACGGCAATGAATTTGTCTCAAATGCCTTGTACATCTCTGCTGGCGTCAAAGTATAATAACCCGATTCTTTTAAAAAAGCCATTTGTTGTTTAAATTCAGCAGGTGGCACTCGTAACGAATTTCCAGTTGAAATACTATGGTACATTAAAATCGGTATTTTTACCGGTTCTGTTTGTTTTATCCATTTTACTGTTTCTGCCTTTTTAACTTCTTTTTTAGGTTTTGTCGCCACTTTTTTTATTACTGTGTTTGCTTCTGGTGATGTTGTTTTTTCTTTTATAAAATTGTTATAACATAACGTTCCAATTATAAAAAGTACAACAATACTAATGATCACGATTATTAGTCTCTTTATTGAAATGTTACTCTCCCCCTAATAATAAAATTCATCTTAACCTGAGATAACTTTTTCTTTTGGATAACGGAAACCATACTCATTATCTGTTCATGCCGCTGTGAATAAAAGAATATACATCATCGAAACACGCCCAACAAACATCAACATGATAATGACTAATTTCCCTATCACTGATAGATCACCTGTCGCCCCTAATGATAAACCAGAGGTCCCAAACGCAGATGCAGTTTCAAAGAGTAACGATAGCAACGGAATATTTGTTTCAGTGAAGGATAAAATTAATACTGAACCAAAACACAATAGGCCGGAGAACATCGTGACGGATAATGCTTTTCTTAAATCTTCTTCTAAAAATTCACGTCCAAAGATATGAACGTGCTTGTGCCCACGAGCCGTTGCAACTATGAAAAGTAAAGTCATAGCGAACGTTGTTGTCCTAATACCTCCACCGGTTGAACTTGGTGAGGAACCAATAAACATGAACACGATTAAAATTAAAATTGTAGTCGTTGAAAACTGATTCAAGTCTAACAAAGTGAAGCCCCCACTTCGTGCTGTGGCGGATGTAAACAAGCTATAAAAAAGGCCTTGATGCCAGGATATACCGGCAAATAATTTACGATATTCTAATAAAATAATAAAAAGTGCACCTGAAAAATAAAGACCAAAATAAGTAAATGTTGTTAATTTTGTGAAAAGAGAAAAACGAAACGGACGTTTCCCTTTCTTACGACCTATTAAGAAACGTTTGATTTCTAATAATACAGGGAAACCAATCCCCCCCATAATCATTAATAACATAACGATAACTTGAATAAAATAATCCCCTGCAAAAGGTTCCATTGAAAGGCCATCCATATCCATTCCTGCACTGGTTGCTGCCGCAACACTCAAGAAAAAGCCATGGAAGAATGCTGATCCAACATCCTTATAATGCGGAATTGTATATAAGCCAATGAGGATTCCACCAATGATTTCAGCAGTCGTAATCATAATGAACACATCACGAATCAAATTCACCATACCGCTCATTGAATACGAGTTCACATCTGTTTGAATTAAACGGCGTTGCTTTAGACCAATACGACGTCTTAACATCAAATAGAATAAAGTACTCATCATCATAATACCCAGCCCACCTATTTGGAAGAAAATCATCATACATATCAATCCAAATGTGCTGTATGTTTCACCTGGG comes from Brochothrix thermosphacta DSM 20171 = FSL F6-1036 and encodes:
- a CDS encoding TrkH family potassium uptake protein, which gives rise to MLYQLRLRLRNLTPVQAIVSFYFVAMTVATLVLLMPIAKKPGQDVSFIDTLFVAASSVSVTGLSPVSPGETYSTFGLICMMIFFQIGGLGIMMMSTLFYLMLRRRIGLKQRRLIQTDVNSYSMSGMVNLIRDVFIMITTAEIIGGILIGLYTIPHYKDVGSAFFHGFFLSVAAATSAGMDMDGLSMEPFAGDYFIQVIVMLLMIMGGIGFPVLLEIKRFLIGRKKGKRPFRFSLFTKLTTFTYFGLYFSGALFIILLEYRKLFAGISWHQGLFYSLFTSATARSGGFTLLDLNQFSTTTILILIVFMFIGSSPSSTGGGIRTTTFAMTLLFIVATARGHKHVHIFGREFLEEDLRKALSVTMFSGLLCFGSVLILSFTETNIPLLSLLFETASAFGTSGLSLGATGDLSVIGKLVIIMLMFVGRVSMMYILLFTAA
- a CDS encoding polysaccharide deacetylase family protein, producing the protein MIISIVVLFIIGTLCYNNFIKEKTTSPEANTVIKKVATKPKKEVKKAETVKWIKQTEPVKIPILMYHSISTGNSLRVPPAEFKQQMAFLKESGYYTLTPAEMYKAFETNSLPSKKVVLLTFDDGYTDNYTEALPILAANKQQGTIFMITDTTGKKNHLTLAQMQDMIKDNITIESHTVTHQELNSLKKELQLKELSDSKLFIKQRLKHDSILVSYPVGRYNEDTLAATKEVGYKMAVTTEPGLASKADGYFKLKRVRVVPGLSQESYQHLIENGL